In the Arthrobacter sp. CDRTa11 genome, TGTCTTCCTCGATGTTCATGTGGAAGAGGTCACCATGGACGCCGCCGTTTTTCAGGCCGGTGGCGTCTAGAAGTTCAACGGCGCGGTCGAGCCGGTTCAGGAAATGTGTCTCGTAGCGGTTCCACGCTTCGAGAGTGATGTTGACGCCGATACTGGCTGCGTATTCGCCGAGCGTGCGGACGTTCTCGACAGCCCATGCCCATTCCTGTTCGTCGCTGGCCAGGGCTTCGGTCTTACCCACCGGGGACGGACCGACGATGATGGTCGGAGCTCCGACGGCGGCGGCGAAGTCGGCTACCGACTTGCCGTAGTCCAGGGCCTTCTGCCGGTTGGCGGCGCTGGGGTTGATCAGGTCGCGTTCCTCGCCGAACCAGATGCTGCAGATGGAGCTGACGTCGATGCCTGCGTCCTTGGTGAGCTGGTTGATTTCTTCGACGTTGTGCGTTGCCGGTTCTCCCACGAGTTCGATGGCGTCGTAGCCGTAGCGGGCAACGCGGTCGATGCCTTTGGCGATGTCTTCCTGGTAGTAGACGATGGCGTTGTAGGAATACTTGAAGCGGGACATGTTTCTCCTTGAATTGGAATTGGTTTGTTGCTGCCGGGCCAAGGGCCTGGGCTCGGCCCGGCCGTCGCTGCGCTGGGGCTCTAGTCCTTGAAGATGTTGCCCCAGAGCGTGGGATCATCGACGTTCTCTTTGGTGATGAGCTTGGTGTCGGTCAGCTGCATCTTGGGAACCTGCTTGCCGTCCAGCAGATCAACTTGGGCCTGAAGGGCCAGGGCTCCCATCTCGAAGGGGTTCTGGTCCATCGTGGCGTCCTGAATGCCCTTGCGGATGCGGTCCAGGGCGAGCGGTGTGCCGTCGACTCCGACGAGCGGGATGTGGTTTGCGGCTCCGACCGGAGCGTCCTTGTTGATTTGTGAGAGGCCGGAGACGATGCCACGGACCATTTCGTCATTGTGGCTGAACAGGCCATTGATGCTGGAGTCGGCGGTGAAGTTGTCGACGGTCAGGGAGAGGGCGTTATCTGCAGTCCACTGGGCGTCACGGCCGATGACCTTGATATCGGGGGACTGCTTGATGCCCTCTGTGAAGCCCTTGCCGCGCAGAATGGCGTGGTAGGCGCCCTTGGCTCCTTGGTATTCAAGGACGGTTCCCTTGTTTCCCATGAGTTTGGCCAATGCTTCAGCGCCGAGTTTGCCGGCCTTTTCGTTGTCGAATGCGACGGCGGCGTCGGCGATGTCGCCCGGGATCACCGAGTCGACGGTGGTGACGGTCTTTCCGGCGTCGTGGATCATCTGGACTCCGGGAACCAGTTCTGCAGAGTTGTTCGGGCTGAGGACGATGCCGTCTACGCCTTGGGCGAGTTGGTCCTGGATCTGGCTGATCTGGGTGTTGGAGTCACCTTTGGCGTCAAGGACTGTGACCTCCACGCCGAGTTCCTTTGCTTTATCCTTAACGCCCTGACCGAGGGCAACCATGAATTCAAAACTCTGGCTGTAGAGCAGGACGGCGATTTTCTTTGTCTTGTTTCCGTCGTTTCCTTCCTGGGCGGCGCTTGGTGCATTGCAGCCAGTCAGGGCGATGGCAGCGGCGGAGATTGCCGCCAGGACCGCAAGTTTGGGTGAGGTCTTCATTGACTTACTCTTTCTGTTGGGTGTTTAGCTGTGCAGGCTGAGCCGGGTTGTGAGCGGGTGACGTGTCAGGCCGGCGTACCGCTGTGCGCTACGGCGGTCCCGGTGGTTGTGGTGCCGGCCGTCTTCGGGTCTGTCGACGGCGGCGGCCCGATCTTGCGTTTCCGTGACAGGTTCTTTTGGACGTACTTGTAGCGGTACACATCCAGGGCGGCGGCGGCGAAGATGACGACGCCTTGGACAATCCGGTCGTACGAAGAGGGGATGCCGAGTAGGTTTACGGCGTTGGAGACCATGGCGATCAACAGCACACCGAGCAGGGTGCCCTTGATGTTTCCCTGGCCGCCGAAGAGGCTGGTTCCGCCGATGACCACGGCAGCGATGACGGTTAGTTCAATACCGTCGCCGGCACGGGGGCTTCCGGAGGCTAGCCGCCCGGTGAGCAGGAGCCCGGCCATGCCCGCGGAGAGACCGGCGATGATGTAGGCGTTCATGGTGACGCGATCGACGCGGATCCCTGCCAGCAGGGCTGCTTCCTTATTGCCGCCAACGGCGTAGATGGAGCGTCCGTAGGTGGTACGGGTCAGGGCAAGGTGAGCCAGGAAGGCCAGTACCAGAACGGCCGGTATGAGCAGGGGGATCCCTGCGATTTTCGCGCTGACCATGTCGGTGAGGACCTTCGGCACGGGTGTGATGTTGCCGCCGTCGGAGTAGGCGAAGGCGATGCCCGAGCCGGCGGAGAGTGTTGCCAGTGTCGCGATAAGTGGGGATATGCCCAGCTTCGTGACCATCAGCCCGTTGATGGCTCCGACTCCGGCACCAACCACGAGGCCGGTCAGGAGTCCGACTGCCGGCGGCATGTTCATGTTGACGATCACGCCCATGGACAGCACGGACGACAGGGCAGCTGTCGAGCCCACCGAGACGTCGATGCCGCCGGTAAGGATCACGAACGTCATGCCGATCGCGAACACTCCGAGGATCGTGCACTGGTAGAGCAGGTTTACCAGGTTGACCGTGGTCAGGAATACCGGGCTGAGGAACGTCAGCAGTACACCGAAGAGCAGGACGACGACGAGCAGGCCCTGCGCACCGATGAAGTCGCCGACGCCGGATAGCCGTGAACGTGACTTGTCTTGGAACTTTCCGGGGCCAACCTTCCCGGAAACCGGACCGGCGGGGCCGGTGGCTGTATGTGGCTGCATGGTTGTATCTCCAGTCAATTCGACACTTCCTCGGGTCGGAAAGTGCTAGTGGTTGCCGAAAAGTTCGGCGTTGGTCTTCAA is a window encoding:
- a CDS encoding sugar phosphate isomerase/epimerase family protein — protein: MSRFKYSYNAIVYYQEDIAKGIDRVARYGYDAIELVGEPATHNVEEINQLTKDAGIDVSSICSIWFGEERDLINPSAANRQKALDYGKSVADFAAAVGAPTIIVGPSPVGKTEALASDEQEWAWAVENVRTLGEYAASIGVNITLEAWNRYETHFLNRLDRAVELLDATGLKNGGVHGDLFHMNIEEDSIHGAFARAGSRVNHVHLADSTRAAPGVGHTDFRPTLQTLKDINFDGYLTFELLPAASNPFAMMARGGHLEFLDVYTEKAINEMKKLEQELWPNE
- a CDS encoding sugar ABC transporter substrate-binding protein codes for the protein MKTSPKLAVLAAISAAAIALTGCNAPSAAQEGNDGNKTKKIAVLLYSQSFEFMVALGQGVKDKAKELGVEVTVLDAKGDSNTQISQIQDQLAQGVDGIVLSPNNSAELVPGVQMIHDAGKTVTTVDSVIPGDIADAAVAFDNEKAGKLGAEALAKLMGNKGTVLEYQGAKGAYHAILRGKGFTEGIKQSPDIKVIGRDAQWTADNALSLTVDNFTADSSINGLFSHNDEMVRGIVSGLSQINKDAPVGAANHIPLVGVDGTPLALDRIRKGIQDATMDQNPFEMGALALQAQVDLLDGKQVPKMQLTDTKLITKENVDDPTLWGNIFKD
- a CDS encoding ABC transporter permease, which encodes MQPHTATGPAGPVSGKVGPGKFQDKSRSRLSGVGDFIGAQGLLVVVLLFGVLLTFLSPVFLTTVNLVNLLYQCTILGVFAIGMTFVILTGGIDVSVGSTAALSSVLSMGVIVNMNMPPAVGLLTGLVVGAGVGAINGLMVTKLGISPLIATLATLSAGSGIAFAYSDGGNITPVPKVLTDMVSAKIAGIPLLIPAVLVLAFLAHLALTRTTYGRSIYAVGGNKEAALLAGIRVDRVTMNAYIIAGLSAGMAGLLLTGRLASGSPRAGDGIELTVIAAVVIGGTSLFGGQGNIKGTLLGVLLIAMVSNAVNLLGIPSSYDRIVQGVVIFAAAALDVYRYKYVQKNLSRKRKIGPPPSTDPKTAGTTTTGTAVAHSGTPA